Proteins encoded within one genomic window of candidate division WOR-3 bacterium:
- a CDS encoding thiamine pyrophosphate-dependent enzyme, translating into MSEHLYKYLRTEVFPSPFCAGCGHGILMGAILRAIDELQLDFNKMVFVSGIGCGAWIPSPHFATDTLHTLHGRPIAYATGVKLVNPELKVVVISGDGDLAAIGGNHLIHAARRNIEMTVICANNSIYGMTGGQVSPTTPKDAKTQTTVAGNPEPAFDLCQLVKACNAQYVVRYTVFHIKPLINSIKKAMTTKGFSFIDVVSPCPTQFGRRNKMPTLYEMLMDIKSRSIRYESAKTMKKEELSDKIIIGEYV; encoded by the coding sequence ATGAGCGAACATCTTTACAAATATTTAAGAACCGAAGTATTTCCAAGTCCGTTTTGTGCAGGATGCGGACATGGTATTTTAATGGGTGCCATCTTACGAGCAATTGACGAATTGCAATTAGATTTTAATAAGATGGTTTTTGTTTCAGGAATTGGCTGTGGTGCTTGGATTCCCAGTCCCCATTTTGCTACTGACACTTTACACACTTTACACGGCAGACCGATTGCTTATGCTACAGGTGTCAAATTGGTCAATCCCGAACTAAAAGTTGTGGTAATTTCTGGAGATGGCGATTTAGCCGCAATTGGCGGAAATCATTTAATTCATGCAGCCAGAAGAAATATTGAGATGACAGTTATCTGCGCCAATAATAGTATTTATGGAATGACTGGTGGTCAAGTTTCACCCACGACACCTAAAGATGCAAAAACCCAAACAACTGTTGCCGGTAATCCGGAACCAGCATTTGATTTATGCCAACTTGTCAAAGCCTGTAATGCCCAATATGTTGTCCGATATACAGTCTTTCATATTAAACCCTTAATAAACTCTATTAAAAAAGCAATGACAACAAAAGGGTTTTCCTTTATTGATGTTGTCTCGCCTTGCCCAACTCAATTTGGTCGCAGAAATAAGATGCCTACGCTATATGAGATGCTGATGGATATTAAAAGTCGTTCAATTCGATACGAGTCGGCAAAAACAATGAAAAAAGAAGAACTATCTGATAAAATTATTATTGGTGAGTATGTGTAA